DNA from Arvicola amphibius chromosome 13, mArvAmp1.2, whole genome shotgun sequence:
ATggatcattattattactattattattattattattaaggttctaccttagtttaggcttgtctcattagctcttataacctcATCTACCcccacatggtttctctgtgtaacagatctatctggctgtcctgggactcactctgtagaccagactggcctcaaactcacagagatctgcctgcctcttgtctcctgagtgctgggattacaggtgtgtgccacctccgcccagctagctcttataacttatattaacctgtttatcttcatctatattttgccttgaggctttttatcttttttcattctgtatgtctacTTTTCCTGCTTTCTCCGTTCCTTGCTGgtgtcttcttctttcccttcattctcttctctcccaagcctagattcctcctacttattctttctaCCCACTAACCCCACTtaccctctactgcctagctattggccattcagctttttattagaccaatcaggtgtctcaggcaggcaaagcaacacatctttacatagttaaacaaatattctactacataaacaaatgcaacacattctAGCATagataaagtaatattccacaacagacagGCTTCTTTGTAGTTGCTAAAGAAATCATCTAGGGAGCCAGGTCAGGGGGTGCAGGGCTTGCTGATGTCCTGAAACTTTTGGTTACActcacaaagaaagcaaagagaggcGGATCCTGAAGTGGACTGTGGCCTGGGCATATGTGCTGACATTCTATGTGACTTCAACTCTTTGGCAGTTCATCGATGACCCAGGGCTAAAGAATGACAAACGGAACATGCCAGTGCAGCTGCCGCTGGCTCATTCAGGGTGGCTTTTCAAGGAGGAGAGTGAAGAGCCAGATGTTAAGCCTTTTTCAGCTGGCCCCAAGGAAGAAGACATGGAAGTGGACGTGCCTTCTGTAAAAGGTATCCTGTGTCAGCTCCCTTCTGTTCCCTAGTTCCCCAGAACCTCTCACATGGCCTCCAAGGCTGCTGCTCAGCAGCACCTCCGCTTCATTCCCACTCCAAAGTATAGGTACAGAACCAAGACAGAACCTGTCCTCGGAGTTCACATGTCTCTGTATGTTGGTACACTCGGCCTCAGCTTTTCCATTTTAGAGAAGCCACACaactcttgaatttctttcttgctCCTGTTTATAATTGGCATCGCCAGCCTCCTGGCTGAGCCACAGTAGAACACGTGTGTGAAGGGTTGAGAACAGTAAGCTGGCTTGGTGGTTGGCcacttgatttctgtttctttttttgtttgttttttttttttttttctttttttttggttgttcgagacagggtttctctgcagcttttttagagcctgtcctggaactagctcttgtagaccaggctggcctcgaactcacagagatccacctgcctctgcctcccgagtgctgggattaaaggcgtgcgccaccaccgcccggcttgatgtctttttctttatttcactttGGGCAGTGAAAGAGGAGCCACGGGATGACGAAGAGGACGCCAAGGTGAAGGTCCCTCCCAAAGCGGCCAGGAAGACCCCTGCCCTCCCGAAGGACGTGTCTGTTGCAGAGCTGCTCAGGGAATTGAGCCTCACCAAGGATGAAGAGCTGCTGTTCCTTCAGCTGCCTGATACCCTTCCTGGTCAGCCACCCACCCAGGACGTGAAGCCTATCAAGACGGAGGTGCAGGGCGAAGATGGACAGATGGTCGTCATAAAGCAGGAGAAAGACCGGGTATGTTCAGCAGCGAGTTCTGGGGAGATTCCAGGTTGATAGTTCCAGGGCATGGCCCTTGTCTCAGCCCCTTGTTGCTGGGGCCTTTCTGGGAAACACTACGGGGTTCATTCACGAACGTTGTTGCCTATgtctttctcctgcttctctccatAGGAAGCCAGGCTGGCAGAGAATGCTTGTACCTTGGCTGACCTGACAGAGGGTCAAGTGGGCAAGCTGCTCATCCGGAAATCAGGGAAGGTGCAGCTCCTCCTGGGCAAGGTGACCCTGGATGTGACCATGGGGACAACCTGCTCTTTCCTGCAGGTGCGACCCTGTGGGCCAGGGAAGGCTTTGGGACGTGTTCACAGCTTGAAGTAGTGAGGGGAACACTGGGGTCACAGGACTGAGGGCTGACTTGGGTGTGTGGTTCTCACCGATGTCTCCATTGTATGGCAGGAACTGGTGTCTGTGGGCCTTGGAGACAGCAGGACAGGGGAGATGACCGTCCTGGGACACGTGAAGCACAAACTTGTATGTTCTCCCGATTTTGAATCCCTCTTGGATCACAAACACCGGTGAAATGAGCAGATGGAGGAGGGTGGTGACTGCCCACGGCTGCTGCCTGCTCCAGACGTTTTGTTCTCAAATCCATGCAGCCCAGAAGGGACCTGTTTAGCCCACCCACTGCAGCCTTTGACAGCTGTAGTTCCAGTTTCCCCCGCTAGGGCCCGTGCCGCACCCCCTACCCCAGCAACTGTGAATGGCACAGTGACCTCTCCACAGCACAAGTATGGAAGGTACATCCTCGCTGCTGGGGACTTGACcctgctatttatttttatttatgtcttaatCCCCACTACTAACTGCATTCTCCCAAGGTAGGATGGGGCAGGCTTCTTGTTGGGGGAACGGGCTtcagggatgggaaggagagggttTCAGCAGGTAGGAAAGAATAGGGGTAGAGTTTGAGACTTAGGACTCGGTTCCGGCTCACTGGTTTCTGGTTCTGTGTTTTTGAACAAATTACCTGACCTTTCTGAGCCTCATATTCCTCATCTGACAAACATGAGGATCATACCTACCTCACAGGGTTGGTGTGAGGATCAAATGGAATCTTGTAGTTGAGAACTCCTTGCACAAGACCAGgaatacattatatgtatatgtatatatatatgcgctcaataaatgttagtttccatttcctttgcttgagtctttttccaatcaaatgaacgtTATACTCTATAACAGTAACTGGTTCTGCGCATACCCCTACTTCTGTGActcattaactttttaaatttttttgctcagccgggcggtggtggcgcacgcctttaatcccagcactcgggaggcagaggcaggcggatctctgtgagttcgagaccagcctggtctacaagagctagttccaggacaggctccaaagccacagagaaaccctgtctcgaaaaaccaaaaaaaaaaaaaaaaaaaaaaatttttttgctcTTTGGTGCTGGGACCtggagcatgctaggcaagtgcacTACCACTCAGCCACACCGCCCAGCCCTCATTCATGCTTACTTTGCATCCCATTCCCACCCCAGGCTGATTTGGTGAATGTTTACGTCAGCTCTTCTGTACCTTTCATCGCTTAATGTCTTAGccaccttcttcctcctggaGGTTCTGTTGGAAGAAGTTAGAGGCCCCTTCTGACAACCTCAGAGGCCTTTAGATAATGAGGTGGGTTGAGGCTTACTCTCCTGCAATGAGTGGCCAGGAGACTAACTTCCATAAAGGTTTTCTCAAAAGAAACATCTGGCCACAATTCGCACATTACATCCAGTACATCTAGTAGtgcttaaaataacaacaaaacaaaaccttggtGGGATTGGGACTGACCATTGATGGGTGACCTCCTAAGCCTGCTTTAGAAGCTTGGCGTTTGAGACGTCCCCTTCTGCCTCCTAGCACCGCTGGATGTGCTGCTGCCtgtcaccttgcttcctctgtagagttgctgtgctgtgtgtggtgcCTTGAAGAACATTTCTTCCTTGTCAGTAGGGCGGAGGCATTTTCAAGTTGGTGACAAACATGAGGATCATACCTCACAGGGTTGGTGTGAGGATCCAATGGAATCTTATAGCTGACAAACTCCTTGCTCAAGACCAAACAtacatatactata
Protein-coding regions in this window:
- the Polr3d gene encoding DNA-directed RNA polymerase III subunit RPC4 is translated as MSEGNAAGEPSNPGGPRPLLSGGRGLIGRRPAPPLTPGRLPSIRSRDLTLGGVKKKTFTPNIISRKIKEEPKEEVAMKKEKRERDRDRQREGHGRGRGRPEVIQSHSIFEQGPAEMMKKKGNWDKTVDMSDMGPSHIINIKKEKRETDEETKQILRMLEKDDFIDDPGLKNDKRNMPVQLPLAHSGWLFKEESEEPDVKPFSAGPKEEDMEVDVPSVKVKEEPRDDEEDAKVKVPPKAARKTPALPKDVSVAELLRELSLTKDEELLFLQLPDTLPGQPPTQDVKPIKTEVQGEDGQMVVIKQEKDREARLAENACTLADLTEGQVGKLLIRKSGKVQLLLGKVTLDVTMGTTCSFLQELVSVGLGDSRTGEMTVLGHVKHKLVCSPDFESLLDHKHR